Proteins encoded within one genomic window of Geotalea daltonii FRC-32:
- a CDS encoding helix-turn-helix transcriptional regulator, with protein MSYKPVSYHPKKELEKDLQDPNFKQAWDALDDEFAALDALLAARKQAGLTQEQVAAKMGVSQPSLARVEASLGSHRHSPSLEMLRKYAAAVNCKLEIKLVPQRS; from the coding sequence ATGAGCTATAAACCGGTTTCGTACCACCCCAAGAAAGAATTGGAGAAAGATCTTCAAGACCCCAATTTCAAACAGGCATGGGATGCCTTGGATGATGAATTTGCAGCCTTGGATGCCCTGCTGGCGGCACGCAAGCAGGCGGGACTTACCCAAGAGCAGGTGGCCGCTAAAATGGGTGTTTCACAGCCATCGTTGGCGAGGGTTGAGGCTTCGCTCGGTTCTCACCGCCATTCCCCATCTCTGGAGATGCTTCGCAAGTATGCAGCCGCTGTTAACTGTAAACTTGAGATAAAACTGGTACCACAGCGTTCATGA
- a CDS encoding WG repeat-containing protein, with protein MKRLIFSLACLVLSLALPAFGGQQKKQGAVLYEIKRDGKIGFINHQGKEVIAPRFDDVRGGFIEGLTRVQVNDLWGFMDRSGKVVVSPVYDDNDEFSEGLAKVRSKKKWGFVDHGGKVKIPLEFEDAGNFRDGMAKVKIDGRWGFVDKAGRKVVPAQYKDVDDFTEGLARIKSDGKWGYVGKSGKIAIQPAFENADAFVDGLALVEIDGKKGYIDHSGRFVWGPVKY; from the coding sequence ATGAAACGACTGATCTTCTCTCTTGCCTGTCTCGTGCTTTCCCTGGCGCTGCCCGCCTTTGGCGGTCAGCAGAAGAAGCAGGGAGCTGTCCTTTACGAAATCAAGCGGGACGGCAAAATCGGCTTTATCAACCACCAGGGCAAAGAGGTTATCGCTCCAAGGTTCGATGACGTGCGTGGCGGTTTCATCGAGGGGCTGACCCGGGTCCAGGTAAATGACCTGTGGGGCTTCATGGACAGGAGCGGCAAGGTGGTCGTTTCACCGGTCTATGACGACAACGACGAGTTTTCCGAAGGGTTGGCCAAGGTGAGGAGCAAAAAGAAGTGGGGCTTTGTGGACCATGGCGGCAAGGTAAAAATTCCCCTTGAATTCGAAGATGCGGGTAATTTCAGGGACGGCATGGCAAAAGTGAAGATCGATGGCCGCTGGGGCTTTGTCGACAAAGCCGGAAGGAAGGTCGTTCCCGCTCAATACAAGGATGTGGACGATTTTACCGAAGGGCTGGCGAGGATCAAGTCTGACGGCAAATGGGGCTATGTGGGCAAGAGCGGAAAAATCGCCATCCAGCCTGCCTTCGAAAACGCCGATGCCTTCGTCGACGGACTGGCGCTGGTGGAAATCGACGGGAAAAAGGGATACATCGATCATTCCGGCCGCTTCGTCTGGGGACCGGTCAAGTATTGA
- a CDS encoding translocation/assembly module TamB domain-containing protein, producing MKRAIAYGLAVLLAVLLTAAIVAMGWIFGTTAGARWTLQSLSRYTPLQISAARVEGRLLDSLRLEGVKIRSGLKQATIGQLEFQWRPVWLVTGSLVVDELVLAAVAVRDDTPSTKKPLDLSWPRLPGLADHVDAEIRSLRLTDLRYRHADAEPVQVKNLAATISWRDGVLSLPSMTMTTDGGKVKGKMAAGFHRPSLAMDLVMTPAKPVAQMDSLSVSGRLLPATAPEQLVGPVLVTGRARGAPQLEIKTELGLTRNALNLRRLKIIRPGSRGAITGEGSINLAAVEPEVKLSLIAADLDLSRELKMPTDLSGSLTLTGSSKRYQGQFSIGNRGKGWRDASLAATFRGGDKGLSLAPLNGSMLGGTVAGMLEVDWLGGITAKGRLQGKNLDPARLAKDWTGNVNFNAAAEVAVPKQGSLQGKADVVLLESRLHGQPLSGRVKGELAGKNLQIANLDLHGRGFDLHGSGDVSRRFDLAAVVTDLSRLVPETAGELRLAGWGVWKDGSAAGSISGSGRKLKGRGLGIENVNFEGRVPQGKDQPVHLAAFLQKAAYRQFQADSIRLKMDGRISDHLLSLEMTAPEASINLALAGSYSGGSWQGTINRFYGRDRIGPWRLLAPTRLQASSAKLSLARMALAGTGRERLEARAEFSPGPVTGDVDVQWEAISLNRLTPWLQGVQVTGLSNGAMAGSVLSGDRLSFNIKAGGQAKVTREGRTVTIERANLNGAGSEKGIHLDLDVKAAEGVQLEAKLATAAPARLALPEQGTMELKWRVADLALLQPWMKGNIKVAGGLEGAAKGKFLPENRLEMTGDVTLTGGNLHWQKPEGEGTMALKDASLKWSWRGDTLRGSVGLTLAEFGQARGSFTLPVPAAFPVSPDPHGAVSAALSGRVQEQGVLSAFMPGLVQETHGQVDVDLGVGGVWQEPRLHGKLQLSQAGAYLPAAGITLRDVTLSANLDKDQVGITLSAISGPGRLKGEGVALLKGWQLDSYRGIITGDRFQLIHLPELEASGSPQLSFDGTLKKLAVRGEVRLPVLLIHGQPPRAGIQPSNDVILEGAPAEKKAPPLALDIQVRVTLGDRVLVKAEGIDAQMGGSMDLTLASLDNISSKGEIKVVKGRYKAYGLDLAIARGRVFYAGGPVNEPLLDILALRTVGEVRAGVTVSGTPRTPVIKLYSVPAMPDMDILAYMVLGHPLGASSEQAGLMAQAAGLLLSTGQSVVLQDQIKNRLGLSTIEIESGKQDAAEKMGYKQIPVTPSGVAPAKQADAGVSQSILTLGKYLTPQLYISYGRSLFTGANLFRLRYDISRRLQLETETGSESGVDLYYKMNFN from the coding sequence GTGAAACGTGCCATCGCATACGGGCTGGCTGTTCTGCTGGCGGTGCTGCTAACTGCGGCCATTGTGGCAATGGGCTGGATTTTTGGCACCACAGCCGGTGCCCGCTGGACACTGCAAAGCCTTTCACGGTACACCCCGTTGCAGATATCGGCGGCAAGGGTGGAGGGGAGGCTGCTGGATAGCCTGCGGCTTGAGGGGGTAAAGATCCGTAGCGGCCTGAAACAGGCAACCATTGGCCAGCTGGAGTTCCAGTGGCGACCGGTTTGGCTAGTGACGGGAAGTCTGGTTGTTGATGAGCTGGTGTTAGCTGCCGTAGCTGTACGGGATGATACTCCGTCGACCAAAAAGCCGCTGGACCTGAGCTGGCCGCGACTGCCGGGGTTGGCGGACCATGTGGATGCGGAAATCAGAAGCTTGCGGCTGACGGATTTGCGCTATCGTCATGCGGATGCCGAGCCGGTACAGGTGAAAAACCTTGCAGCAACCATCTCCTGGCGCGATGGCGTTCTATCCCTTCCATCAATGACCATGACTACCGATGGGGGAAAGGTTAAGGGGAAAATGGCGGCTGGATTCCATCGGCCGTCACTGGCTATGGATCTGGTGATGACCCCGGCAAAGCCGGTGGCGCAAATGGACTCATTGTCAGTTTCCGGCCGTCTGCTGCCCGCCACTGCTCCGGAGCAACTGGTGGGGCCGGTTCTTGTTACCGGTCGCGCCAGGGGTGCTCCACAGCTGGAAATAAAGACCGAGCTGGGCTTGACCCGAAACGCCTTGAACCTGCGCCGGCTGAAGATAATCAGGCCGGGGAGCCGGGGAGCCATTACCGGTGAAGGAAGCATCAATCTGGCAGCTGTCGAGCCGGAGGTGAAGCTGTCTCTTATCGCTGCTGACCTGGACCTGTCCCGGGAACTGAAGATGCCGACCGATCTATCCGGCAGCCTGACACTGACGGGAAGCAGTAAAAGATATCAAGGGCAGTTCAGCATCGGCAATCGGGGGAAAGGGTGGCGGGACGCGTCCCTTGCCGCAACCTTCCGTGGTGGAGATAAAGGACTCAGCCTGGCGCCCCTCAATGGCTCAATGCTCGGCGGCACTGTGGCTGGTATGCTGGAAGTGGACTGGCTTGGCGGCATCACCGCCAAGGGCAGATTGCAGGGGAAAAACCTGGATCCGGCACGGCTGGCCAAGGACTGGACCGGCAACGTCAATTTCAATGCCGCTGCGGAAGTGGCAGTGCCGAAGCAGGGGAGCCTGCAGGGGAAGGCGGATGTGGTTTTGCTGGAGAGCCGCCTTCATGGACAGCCCCTCAGCGGCAGGGTCAAGGGGGAGCTTGCCGGGAAAAATCTGCAGATAGCAAATCTGGACCTGCACGGCAGGGGGTTTGATCTGCACGGCTCAGGGGATGTGAGCCGGCGGTTTGACTTGGCCGCGGTGGTGACCGATCTGTCCAGGCTGGTGCCGGAGACCGCCGGAGAGTTGCGGCTGGCAGGGTGGGGCGTCTGGAAGGATGGCAGCGCAGCCGGCTCCATCAGCGGCAGTGGTCGTAAACTCAAGGGACGCGGCCTGGGCATCGAAAACGTCAACTTTGAAGGAAGGGTTCCCCAGGGAAAGGACCAGCCGGTCCACCTTGCCGCTTTCCTGCAGAAGGCGGCGTACCGCCAGTTCCAGGCCGACTCGATCCGGCTGAAAATGGATGGCAGGATTTCCGACCATTTGCTCAGCCTGGAGATGACCGCCCCGGAGGCGAGTATTAACCTGGCCCTGGCCGGCAGTTACAGCGGTGGGTCATGGCAGGGTACCATCAACCGGTTTTACGGCCGGGATCGCATCGGCCCGTGGAGACTGCTTGCTCCCACCAGGCTGCAGGCAAGTTCGGCAAAGCTGTCGCTGGCACGGATGGCCCTTGCCGGAACAGGCCGGGAACGCCTTGAAGCCCGGGCCGAGTTCAGTCCGGGGCCGGTCACTGGAGACGTGGATGTGCAATGGGAGGCGATCAGCCTGAACAGGCTAACCCCATGGTTGCAGGGAGTGCAGGTTACGGGACTCAGTAACGGCGCCATGGCCGGTTCCGTCCTCTCCGGCGACCGGCTCTCATTCAACATCAAAGCAGGGGGGCAGGCAAAGGTAACCAGGGAGGGGCGTACCGTCACTATTGAACGGGCGAACCTCAATGGCGCTGGGAGCGAGAAGGGGATACACCTTGACCTTGATGTGAAGGCAGCCGAAGGGGTGCAGCTGGAGGCGAAACTTGCCACCGCCGCCCCTGCGAGACTTGCCCTGCCGGAGCAGGGAACCATGGAGCTGAAATGGAGAGTTGCCGATCTGGCATTACTGCAGCCCTGGATGAAGGGCAACATCAAGGTCGCCGGTGGTCTGGAGGGAGCGGCAAAGGGTAAGTTCCTGCCGGAAAACCGCCTGGAGATGACTGGCGATGTGACCCTTACCGGAGGCAATCTCCACTGGCAGAAACCGGAAGGAGAGGGAACCATGGCCCTGAAGGATGCCTCCCTCAAGTGGTCATGGCGTGGTGATACCCTGCGGGGCTCAGTGGGGCTGACCCTGGCGGAGTTCGGCCAAGCGAGGGGCAGTTTCACGTTACCGGTGCCCGCAGCCTTCCCGGTCTCCCCGGATCCCCATGGTGCGGTCTCGGCGGCCCTCTCCGGCCGGGTCCAGGAACAGGGGGTATTGTCCGCGTTCATGCCAGGTCTGGTCCAGGAAACCCATGGGCAGGTGGATGTGGATCTTGGAGTCGGCGGAGTTTGGCAGGAGCCGAGGCTCCATGGCAAACTGCAGCTTTCCCAAGCCGGCGCCTACCTGCCCGCAGCCGGCATCACCCTGAGGGATGTGACGCTGTCGGCCAATCTGGACAAGGACCAGGTGGGGATAACCCTTAGTGCAATATCAGGCCCCGGTCGGCTCAAAGGAGAGGGGGTGGCCCTTTTGAAAGGGTGGCAGCTGGACAGCTATCGGGGGATCATCACCGGCGACCGCTTTCAACTCATTCATCTGCCGGAACTGGAGGCTTCAGGTTCGCCACAGCTATCCTTCGATGGCACCCTGAAAAAACTGGCGGTGCGCGGCGAGGTGCGCCTGCCGGTACTTCTTATTCACGGGCAGCCTCCCCGTGCCGGCATCCAGCCTAGCAATGACGTGATCCTGGAAGGGGCGCCGGCAGAGAAAAAAGCGCCGCCACTGGCACTGGATATTCAGGTCCGGGTCACCCTCGGAGACCGGGTGCTGGTCAAGGCGGAGGGAATCGATGCGCAGATGGGGGGAAGCATGGACCTTACCCTTGCCAGCTTGGACAACATCAGCAGCAAGGGGGAGATCAAAGTTGTCAAGGGGCGCTACAAGGCCTACGGCCTTGATCTGGCCATCGCCCGTGGGCGGGTTTTCTATGCCGGCGGACCAGTCAATGAACCGCTGCTGGATATCCTGGCCCTGCGTACGGTCGGAGAGGTGCGTGCCGGGGTTACGGTTAGCGGCACTCCGCGGACGCCGGTGATAAAGCTCTATTCGGTCCCGGCGATGCCGGATATGGATATCCTTGCCTACATGGTACTGGGCCACCCTCTGGGTGCCAGCAGCGAACAGGCGGGTCTCATGGCCCAGGCGGCGGGGCTGCTTCTATCCACCGGGCAGTCGGTGGTGCTCCAGGACCAGATCAAGAACCGGCTCGGCCTCAGCACCATCGAGATCGAGAGCGGCAAGCAGGACGCGGCAGAAAAGATGGGCTACAAGCAAATTCCGGTCACCCCCAGCGGCGTCGCACCTGCCAAACAGGCCGATGCCGGTGTCTCCCAATCGATCCTCACCCTCGGCAAATACCTGACGCCACAACTTTATATCAGTTACGGCCGCTCCCTTTTTACCGGCGCGAACCTGTTCCGTCTCCGTTACGATATCTCAAGGCGGCTGCAGCTGGAGACGGAAACCGGCAGTGAGAGCGGCGTCGACCTCTACTACAAGATGAACTTCAATTAG
- a CDS encoding NUDIX hydrolase, whose amino-acid sequence MKIQAISPRPERQQGLRTGSMDSFEQIQRVLGRHRPRTGKPGDHAAVAMILRERRDGLSVLLIQRSVNEKDYWSGQIGLPGGRTESADNGPMNTAQRETREELGLDLSVARYLGRLNDIAPSGLNIVVSCFVYALRDEPVLHPAPQEVAEAFWFPLRNMDDPAGHARIRFLFKGRMRSFPAVSIPGPRQRQLWGITYDLLHQLKKAMTPNRLL is encoded by the coding sequence ATGAAGATACAAGCCATTTCACCACGACCAGAGCGTCAGCAAGGGCTGAGGACAGGCAGCATGGACTCGTTCGAGCAGATTCAGCGCGTGCTCGGCCGCCATCGCCCCCGGACAGGGAAGCCCGGCGACCATGCCGCAGTGGCCATGATCCTGCGCGAGCGGCGGGACGGCCTGAGCGTCCTGCTCATCCAGCGATCGGTCAACGAAAAGGACTACTGGTCAGGCCAGATCGGCCTGCCGGGGGGGAGAACGGAAAGCGCCGACAACGGCCCCATGAACACCGCCCAGCGGGAAACCCGGGAAGAACTCGGCCTGGACCTGTCCGTCGCCCGCTACCTGGGGCGCCTCAACGACATTGCCCCGAGCGGTTTGAATATCGTCGTATCCTGCTTCGTTTACGCCCTTCGGGATGAGCCGGTACTGCACCCGGCCCCCCAGGAGGTGGCCGAGGCCTTCTGGTTTCCCCTCCGGAACATGGATGACCCGGCGGGCCATGCCCGGATCAGGTTCCTGTTCAAGGGACGCATGAGGAGCTTCCCGGCAGTCTCTATCCCCGGACCCCGGCAACGGCAGCTCTGGGGAATCACTTACGACCTGCTGCACCAGTTGAAAAAGGCCATGACCCCTAACAGGTTGTTGTAA
- a CDS encoding phosphoribosylaminoimidazolecarboxamide formyltransferase, whose translation MEIKLKYGCNSHQTPANLIIPENSGFQVLNGTPSYINILDALGAWQLARELKIATSKPGAASFKHTSPAGAAVAGALPDSYCASQFLSQSDLSPVATAYVRARGGDRMCSFGDVAAVSDIVDVSLANVLKSEVSDLIIAPGFEPAALEILKAKKQGTYLILQIDPDYEPAEIEQREVFGFGLQQKRNTAPVSAALFQNSVTIGKSVSPDITETLIVATIALKFTQSNSVCLAYEGQVIGMGAGQQSRVHCTRLACDKADKWLLQQHPKTLNLAFREGLKKPDKANIVDQFLLWDQLSEAEKKQMRTGFMKEPDPISAQERLEWVKQFPGICLSSDAYIPFRDNIDRANRSNVQFVAHAGSSLRDEEVTEAAKQYDMTMLHTGLRLFLH comes from the coding sequence ATGGAAATCAAACTCAAATACGGCTGCAACTCCCATCAAACACCAGCAAACCTGATCATTCCCGAAAATTCCGGCTTTCAGGTTCTGAACGGCACACCGAGCTACATCAATATCCTCGACGCCCTCGGTGCATGGCAACTTGCCCGTGAACTCAAAATTGCCACCAGCAAGCCGGGTGCCGCCTCATTCAAACACACCAGCCCCGCCGGAGCTGCCGTTGCCGGGGCTCTTCCGGATTCATACTGCGCATCGCAATTCCTGTCGCAGAGCGATCTTTCACCGGTCGCCACCGCCTACGTCAGAGCCAGAGGGGGAGACCGGATGTGTTCCTTTGGCGACGTGGCCGCCGTCAGTGACATTGTTGACGTATCCCTGGCAAACGTCCTGAAAAGCGAGGTATCTGACCTCATCATCGCACCGGGCTTCGAACCGGCTGCCCTGGAAATACTCAAAGCCAAAAAGCAGGGCACGTATCTTATCCTTCAGATCGACCCTGACTACGAACCTGCCGAAATTGAACAGCGCGAGGTTTTCGGCTTCGGGCTTCAGCAAAAACGGAATACCGCCCCGGTTTCAGCAGCTCTGTTCCAAAACAGCGTGACAATCGGCAAGTCGGTTTCGCCTGATATTACGGAAACGCTCATTGTGGCGACAATTGCCCTGAAATTTACGCAGTCCAACTCCGTCTGTCTTGCCTACGAGGGGCAGGTAATCGGTATGGGTGCCGGTCAACAATCCAGAGTCCACTGCACCCGCCTCGCCTGTGACAAGGCCGACAAGTGGCTGTTGCAACAGCACCCGAAGACGCTCAATCTGGCATTCAGAGAAGGGTTGAAGAAACCGGACAAGGCAAATATCGTGGATCAATTCCTCCTGTGGGATCAACTATCGGAAGCGGAAAAGAAGCAGATGCGTACGGGGTTCATGAAAGAACCTGATCCGATCAGCGCACAGGAACGGCTGGAATGGGTGAAACAGTTTCCGGGTATCTGCCTCTCTTCCGATGCCTACATCCCGTTCCGTGACAACATCGACCGAGCGAACAGAAGCAACGTGCAGTTCGTGGCGCATGCAGGAAGCTCCCTGCGTGATGAAGAGGTTACCGAAGCGGCAAAACAGTACGACATGACCATGCTGCATACGGGACTGCGGCTGTTCCTGCATTGA
- a CDS encoding ABC transporter ATP-binding protein has protein sequence MNAAANTAQIVLEGVEKRFRSARGEMQTALTQVDLQIGAGEFVCLVGPSGCGKTTLINLMAGFERPSSGLVTIDGKPVSGPDPDHIMIFQDYGLYPWRSVLGNVLFGLQARGISAAEARPRALAALELVGLAHAAEKHPHELSGGMKQRVAIARALAVEPSILFMDEPFAALDAFTRLHLQDELLRIWEETRSTVVFVTHDLDEAIALGQRVVLMASGPGRVQKVLNIPLAHPRDRTSDDFATVRRELFEEFHLVHKRAAMAAEYTI, from the coding sequence ATGAATGCTGCTGCAAACACTGCTCAGATTGTTCTGGAGGGGGTGGAAAAACGCTTCCGTTCTGCCCGTGGAGAGATGCAGACCGCTCTTACCCAGGTGGATTTGCAGATAGGAGCCGGCGAATTCGTCTGCCTGGTCGGCCCCAGCGGCTGCGGCAAGACAACGCTCATCAACCTCATGGCGGGTTTCGAGCGCCCTTCGAGCGGTCTGGTGACCATAGACGGCAAACCGGTCAGCGGCCCCGACCCGGACCACATCATGATCTTCCAGGACTACGGCCTGTATCCCTGGCGCTCGGTCCTCGGCAACGTCCTCTTCGGCCTGCAGGCCCGCGGAATCTCCGCGGCCGAGGCCCGACCAAGGGCGCTGGCCGCATTGGAACTGGTCGGGCTTGCCCATGCTGCCGAAAAGCACCCCCATGAGCTTTCGGGAGGCATGAAGCAGCGGGTGGCCATCGCCCGTGCACTGGCCGTGGAGCCGAGCATCCTTTTCATGGACGAGCCGTTCGCCGCCCTGGATGCCTTCACCCGTTTGCATCTGCAGGACGAACTGCTGCGCATCTGGGAAGAGACCCGCTCCACCGTCGTCTTTGTCACCCACGATCTGGATGAAGCCATAGCACTCGGCCAGCGGGTCGTCCTGATGGCTTCCGGCCCGGGACGGGTACAGAAGGTGCTCAACATTCCCCTCGCCCATCCCCGGGACCGTACCTCGGACGATTTCGCCACCGTTCGCCGTGAACTCTTCGAAGAATTCCACCTGGTGCATAAACGTGCGGCCATGGCCGCTGAATACACAATCTAG
- a CDS encoding CDGSH iron-sulfur domain-containing protein — MTQAQGPIVLELEPGTYYRCTCGKAATPFCDGAHQVTDCTPISFEVKEKQQVYLCNCGKTANAPFCDGSCAK, encoded by the coding sequence ATGACCCAAGCACAAGGACCGATCGTACTGGAACTGGAACCGGGAACCTACTACCGCTGTACCTGCGGAAAAGCCGCCACACCTTTCTGTGACGGCGCCCACCAGGTGACCGACTGCACCCCCATCTCCTTTGAAGTCAAGGAGAAGCAGCAGGTATATCTCTGCAACTGCGGCAAGACCGCTAACGCCCCCTTCTGCGACGGGAGCTGCGCCAAGTAG
- a CDS encoding ABC transporter permease has product MNGFISKLARLALPLTSLIAFTLLWQVAARRYPPEQFPAPSDVVRAIVELADMGTLWSHMGISLARFGAAYLLAVLAGIPLGLFLGRFIRCHKAIDPLIQVLRPISPIAWFPLAVLWFGIGNAPAVFIIFLASFYPVLLATISAVRAVPPVYLKVAGNFGARADMTFLRVIVPAAFPGIMVGLHIAVGTGWIHLVAGEMLGAQSGLGFMIVDARNFLRTDQIMAGMLLVGLLGLAIYRGMKSLERIIGRRWGVSQ; this is encoded by the coding sequence ATGAATGGTTTCATCAGCAAATTGGCCCGACTGGCACTGCCATTGACTTCCCTGATCGCCTTCACCCTGCTCTGGCAGGTGGCTGCCCGCCGCTACCCACCCGAACAGTTCCCCGCCCCGAGCGATGTGGTGCGCGCCATTGTTGAGCTTGCAGACATGGGCACCCTCTGGAGCCACATGGGCATCAGCCTGGCCCGCTTCGGGGCGGCCTATCTACTGGCAGTACTGGCAGGGATTCCCCTGGGGCTTTTCCTTGGCCGTTTCATCCGCTGCCACAAAGCCATTGACCCGCTTATCCAGGTGCTCCGCCCCATTTCCCCCATTGCCTGGTTTCCCCTTGCAGTTCTCTGGTTCGGTATCGGCAATGCACCGGCGGTTTTCATCATTTTCCTGGCATCTTTTTATCCGGTGCTGCTTGCCACTATCAGTGCAGTACGGGCCGTTCCACCGGTTTATCTCAAAGTGGCCGGCAACTTCGGCGCCCGGGCAGACATGACCTTTCTACGGGTCATCGTCCCGGCAGCGTTTCCGGGGATCATGGTTGGATTGCACATAGCGGTGGGAACCGGCTGGATCCATCTGGTGGCAGGGGAAATGCTGGGAGCCCAGTCGGGGCTCGGCTTCATGATCGTCGATGCCCGCAACTTCCTGCGTACCGACCAGATCATGGCCGGGATGCTGCTGGTCGGCCTGCTCGGTCTGGCCATCTACAGGGGGATGAAATCGCTGGAGCGAATTATCGGCCGGCGCTGGGGGGTAAGCCAATGA
- the hemG gene encoding menaquinone-dependent protoporphyrinogen IX dehydrogenase gives MAKFLIVYSTTDGQTRKICHRLQQVVEQQGHQVAMVPVEDADRIDLASYDKIVIGASIRYGKHSPLITRFIEKNRTLLESKPNAFFSVNVVARKPEKNIPEKNPYLQKFLRRISWKPRELAVFAGKIDYPSYTPFDRFMIRLIMWMTKGPTDPKTVIEFTDWEKVDQFGRRMAKI, from the coding sequence ATGGCAAAATTCCTCATTGTCTATTCAACCACCGACGGCCAGACCAGGAAAATATGCCACAGGCTGCAGCAGGTTGTGGAGCAGCAGGGGCATCAGGTGGCCATGGTACCCGTTGAGGATGCGGACCGGATCGACCTTGCCTCCTACGATAAAATCGTCATCGGCGCCAGCATCCGCTATGGCAAGCACAGCCCGCTCATCACCCGCTTCATCGAGAAGAACCGCACCCTCCTGGAGAGCAAGCCCAACGCCTTTTTCTCCGTCAACGTCGTGGCCCGCAAGCCGGAGAAGAACATCCCCGAAAAAAACCCCTACTTGCAAAAATTTCTCCGACGTATTTCCTGGAAGCCCAGGGAACTTGCGGTCTTCGCCGGCAAGATCGATTACCCCAGTTATACTCCCTTCGATCGTTTCATGATCAGGCTGATCATGTGGATGACCAAGGGGCCGACCGATCCCAAGACTGTCATTGAGTTCACCGACTGGGAAAAGGTGGATCAATTCGGCCGGCGCATGGCAAAAATCTAA
- a CDS encoding YceI family protein: MKRIVTSIAAIIALSLPVIASASSWKIDADHSNVGFKVRHLMVSNVKGSFEKVAGVLELNDKDITKSKVDVTIDTASINTNAAKRDEHLRSADFFDVAKYPTMTFVSKSVAKAGKKLKVTGNLTLHGVTRPVVLDVDALTKESKDPWGNFRRGTTATTTINRKDFGLVWNAALETGGVAVGEEIAIILEIELIKNK, translated from the coding sequence ATGAAACGCATTGTCACATCCATCGCAGCAATCATCGCCCTGTCCCTGCCGGTCATCGCTTCGGCCTCCAGCTGGAAGATCGACGCCGATCATTCCAACGTGGGATTTAAAGTCCGCCACCTGATGGTCTCCAATGTCAAGGGGAGCTTCGAGAAGGTAGCTGGCGTCCTTGAGCTCAACGACAAGGACATCACCAAGTCCAAGGTTGACGTCACCATCGACACCGCATCCATCAACACCAACGCCGCCAAGCGTGACGAACACCTGCGCAGCGCCGATTTCTTCGATGTGGCCAAATACCCGACCATGACTTTCGTTTCCAAAAGCGTGGCGAAAGCAGGGAAAAAGCTTAAAGTTACCGGCAATCTGACTCTGCACGGAGTGACCCGTCCAGTGGTGCTCGATGTGGATGCCCTGACCAAAGAAAGCAAGGACCCTTGGGGTAACTTCCGCCGCGGCACCACAGCAACCACTACCATCAACCGCAAGGATTTCGGCCTGGTCTGGAATGCCGCCCTTGAAACCGGTGGGGTAGCCGTTGGTGAAGAAATCGCCATAATTCTCGAAATCGAACTGATCAAAAATAAATAA
- a CDS encoding Slp family lipoprotein gives MRLCLLLVLMMMSLSGCAGVFSDETLNRVEWDVPFSVLRVQPEQYEGRQFLLGGAIVAVRNGRHGGELEVAQLSTDDNGHIKDNPTSGGRFLARSGDFLDPAIFRRGMLVSLVGPVTGKEVRELAGRDYAYPVLEIREIHLWRPEERSREPRFHFGFGIGTFIH, from the coding sequence ATGCGCCTATGTCTGTTGTTGGTGCTGATGATGATGAGTCTTTCCGGTTGTGCCGGGGTCTTCAGCGACGAGACCCTGAACAGGGTGGAGTGGGATGTGCCGTTCAGCGTGCTGCGGGTGCAGCCCGAGCAATATGAAGGGCGCCAGTTTCTCCTTGGCGGTGCGATTGTCGCGGTGCGCAACGGCCGGCATGGGGGAGAGCTGGAAGTGGCGCAACTGTCCACCGATGATAATGGCCACATTAAGGACAATCCCACCTCTGGAGGGCGCTTTCTCGCCAGGAGCGGCGATTTCCTCGATCCGGCCATTTTTCGGCGGGGGATGCTGGTGAGCCTGGTGGGTCCGGTGACGGGGAAGGAGGTCAGGGAACTGGCGGGGCGGGACTATGCCTATCCGGTGCTGGAGATCCGGGAAATCCACCTCTGGCGGCCGGAGGAACGAAGCCGCGAGCCGCGTTTTCATTTCGGCTTTGGCATCGGTACCTTCATCCATTAG